One Desertibacillus haloalkaliphilus DNA window includes the following coding sequences:
- the aroC gene encoding chorismate synthase — MRYLTAGESHGPQLTTILEGIPAHLELAAEDINIDLARRQGGYGRGRRMQIEKDQVQILSGVRHGKTTGAPIALVVENKDWKNWTKIMGADPLTEEEEKEVKRKISRPRPGHADLNGAIKYGHRDMRNILERSSARETTVRVAAGAVAKKVLKTFGIKVAGQVLEIAGIKAEQTDYSSIEDLQQRTEKSPVRCLDEAASEKMMVAIDEAKKQGDSIGGVVEVVIEGVPIGLGSHVQYDKKLDAKIAAAVMSINAFKGVEIGIGFEAARKPGSEVHDEIIWDEDKGYTRRTNNLGGFEGGMTNGMPIVVKGVMKPIPTLYKPLQSVDIETKETFAASIERSDSCAVPAASVVAESVVAWEVAKALLEKFGSDQVTEIAENIDRYNEEARSF, encoded by the coding sequence ATGAGGTATTTAACAGCTGGAGAATCACACGGACCGCAATTAACGACAATCCTTGAAGGAATTCCTGCTCATTTAGAGTTAGCAGCAGAAGATATAAATATAGATTTAGCTCGTCGCCAAGGTGGTTATGGACGTGGGAGACGAATGCAAATTGAAAAAGATCAAGTGCAAATTTTAAGTGGTGTTCGTCACGGGAAAACAACAGGGGCGCCTATTGCTCTTGTTGTGGAAAATAAGGATTGGAAAAATTGGACAAAGATTATGGGGGCGGACCCCTTAACAGAGGAAGAGGAAAAAGAAGTGAAGCGTAAAATTTCACGCCCGCGCCCAGGTCATGCTGACTTAAATGGTGCAATCAAATATGGGCATCGTGACATGCGTAATATATTAGAGCGTTCCTCTGCACGAGAGACAACGGTTCGTGTCGCGGCTGGAGCGGTTGCAAAAAAAGTGTTGAAAACATTTGGTATCAAGGTGGCTGGACAGGTTCTTGAAATTGCTGGCATTAAGGCAGAGCAAACGGACTATTCTTCGATTGAAGACTTACAACAACGAACAGAAAAATCTCCTGTGCGTTGCTTGGATGAAGCGGCTTCAGAAAAAATGATGGTAGCCATTGATGAAGCAAAAAAGCAAGGTGATTCTATCGGTGGCGTTGTAGAAGTTGTGATCGAAGGTGTACCGATTGGGTTAGGTAGTCATGTGCAATATGACAAAAAGTTAGATGCGAAAATTGCAGCAGCTGTTATGAGCATCAATGCATTCAAAGGAGTCGAAATTGGGATCGGATTTGAAGCGGCGCGTAAGCCTGGAAGTGAAGTCCATGATGAAATAATTTGGGATGAAGATAAGGGCTATACTCGACGTACAAATAACCTTGGTGGTTTTGAAGGTGGAATGACAAATGGAATGCCGATCGTTGTTAAGGGGGTTATGAAGCCAATCCCTACCTTATACAAGCCACTGCAAAGCGTTGATATCGAAACAAAGGAGACGTTTGCTGCTAGTATCGAACGTTCTGATAGTTGCGCGGTTCCAGCAGCATCTGTTGTTGCTGAATCTGTCGTTGCATGGGAAGTTGCTAAAGCATTGCTTGAGAAGTTCGGAAGTGATCAAGTAACAGAAATTGCGGAAAATATTGATCGATACAATGAAGAGGCGAGGTCATTTTAA
- the trpE gene encoding anthranilate synthase component I: MNETTLSTFLEDSQIYHTIPIVRHFFADTLTPIQIFRQLENDAAFLLESKDEQSPWSRFSFIGLNPFLSLEEEDGVYELKTKKRESVLTEASFQAAFDATLDYLKVKPIDTPIPFKGGAVGYIAYDAIREIEPVLQQNKKHETNKFHFLFCETIIAYDHIKKELFIVYHARTTSDHDQNKEVYQRATRDIEAIVEKLTVSTQESKLFSPPKVVEDVDFSNVKSNYERQQFLDDVNKIKDYIRAGDVFQTVLSQRFELDVSVSGLDVYRVLRMINPSPYLFYLKIGGQEIVGSSPERLVQIQEGHVEIHPIAGTRKRGRTAEEDDRLAQELLADEKERAEHYMLVDLARNDVGRVSTYGSVDTPVLMEIGRFSHVMHIISKVTGKLGEHVHPIEALMSSFPAGTVSGAPKIRAMEILQEIEPTDRNVYAGAIGYLGYDGNVDSCIAIRTMVIKDQKAYVQAGAGVVADSVPEMEWEETRNKAKALIKAIQVAEDMFAEEAIRHG, translated from the coding sequence ATGAATGAAACAACATTATCTACATTTTTGGAAGATTCCCAAATTTATCATACCATCCCAATTGTTCGACATTTCTTTGCGGATACGTTAACCCCTATTCAAATTTTTCGACAACTTGAGAATGATGCAGCCTTTCTGTTGGAAAGTAAGGATGAGCAGTCGCCATGGTCTCGTTTTTCGTTTATTGGCTTGAATCCTTTTCTATCCTTAGAGGAAGAAGATGGTGTCTATGAATTAAAAACGAAGAAACGAGAATCTGTTCTAACGGAAGCTTCGTTTCAAGCAGCCTTTGATGCAACGCTTGATTATTTAAAAGTAAAGCCTATTGATACGCCAATTCCGTTTAAGGGTGGAGCTGTGGGCTATATCGCTTATGATGCGATCAGAGAAATCGAGCCAGTTTTACAGCAAAACAAAAAGCACGAAACCAATAAGTTTCATTTTCTCTTTTGTGAAACGATCATTGCCTATGATCATATAAAAAAAGAATTGTTCATCGTCTACCATGCAAGAACGACGAGCGATCATGATCAAAACAAAGAGGTGTATCAAAGGGCGACAAGGGATATTGAAGCTATTGTCGAGAAACTTACGGTGTCAACACAGGAGTCAAAATTATTTTCACCACCAAAGGTTGTTGAGGATGTTGATTTCTCAAATGTGAAATCAAATTATGAGCGACAACAATTTCTTGATGATGTCAATAAGATCAAGGATTATATCCGCGCAGGTGATGTGTTCCAAACGGTATTGTCGCAACGTTTTGAATTAGACGTTTCGGTATCAGGCCTTGATGTTTATCGTGTATTACGGATGATTAACCCATCCCCCTATTTATTTTATTTGAAAATCGGTGGTCAGGAAATCGTCGGTAGTTCCCCAGAGCGTCTCGTACAAATTCAAGAAGGTCATGTCGAAATCCATCCCATTGCGGGTACGAGAAAACGTGGGCGTACAGCAGAGGAGGATGATCGTCTTGCTCAAGAGTTGTTAGCGGATGAGAAGGAGAGAGCTGAACACTATATGCTAGTGGACCTTGCGCGTAATGATGTTGGCAGAGTTTCTACTTATGGAAGTGTTGATACTCCTGTATTAATGGAGATTGGCCGGTTTTCACATGTGATGCATATTATTTCGAAAGTAACTGGAAAATTAGGTGAACATGTGCATCCCATTGAGGCCTTGATGTCATCTTTCCCAGCTGGAACTGTTTCGGGGGCTCCTAAAATTAGAGCGATGGAAATCTTACAAGAAATTGAGCCGACGGATCGGAATGTCTATGCAGGGGCAATCGGTTACCTTGGTTATGATGGGAATGTTGATTCATGTATAGCGATTCGGACGATGGTGATTAAAGATCAGAAGGCATATGTTCAAGCTGGCGCTGGAGTCGTTGCTGATTCCGTACCTGAGATGGAGTGGGAAGAAACAAGAAATAAAGCAAAAGCACTGATCAAAGCGATTCAAGTGGCTGAAGACATGTTTGCAGAGGAGGCAATTCGTCATGGTTAA
- the trpD gene encoding anthranilate phosphoribosyltransferase: MVKEILKKCMEGTRLTEQEAKRVMDDIMEGKATESQIASLLTVLRFRGETVDEMTGFAKSMKEHAITIPHQEDVVVDTCGTGGDEAKTFNISTTTAIVLSACGVKVAKHGNRAVSSKSGSADALEKLNVSIQSTPESAAEALRDKGMCFMFAPLYHVAMKHAVTPRKEIGFRTIFNLLGPLTNPAQSKNQLIGVYDTRQAEKMAETLARLGSKRALLVTGGEGIDECSISSHTDIVELNEGKIRRYVITPEDVGLQRGNFKDIQVNTVTESATLVKQVLEGEANLSATNIVLLNAGAGLYVAGQVESIAEGVAEVKKVFKTNQVRDHFLKLQIERQESQHA, encoded by the coding sequence ATGGTTAAAGAAATCTTGAAGAAATGTATGGAAGGAACGCGGTTGACGGAGCAGGAAGCGAAGCGAGTCATGGATGATATAATGGAAGGGAAGGCGACGGAAAGCCAAATTGCAAGCTTATTAACGGTACTACGCTTTCGAGGTGAAACGGTAGATGAAATGACAGGGTTTGCAAAGTCTATGAAAGAACATGCGATCACAATTCCTCATCAAGAAGACGTTGTTGTTGATACATGTGGAACTGGCGGAGATGAAGCAAAGACGTTTAATATTTCCACAACAACAGCCATTGTCTTATCCGCATGCGGAGTAAAGGTAGCAAAGCATGGGAATCGGGCTGTGTCTTCTAAAAGTGGCAGTGCAGACGCATTGGAAAAACTAAATGTATCGATCCAATCGACACCAGAATCAGCAGCAGAAGCTCTTCGAGATAAAGGAATGTGCTTTATGTTTGCTCCGCTTTATCATGTTGCGATGAAACATGCGGTTACACCGAGAAAAGAAATAGGCTTTAGAACCATTTTTAACCTCCTTGGCCCGTTAACGAATCCAGCACAGTCAAAAAATCAATTGATCGGTGTATATGATACGAGGCAAGCTGAAAAAATGGCCGAAACGTTAGCGCGTCTTGGTTCAAAACGTGCGTTGCTCGTGACGGGGGGAGAAGGGATTGACGAATGTTCGATTTCAAGCCACACTGATATTGTCGAACTAAACGAAGGGAAGATTCGGCGTTATGTGATTACACCTGAGGATGTTGGTCTTCAAAGAGGTAACTTTAAAGATATTCAGGTCAATACAGTGACAGAGAGCGCAACACTTGTTAAGCAAGTTCTTGAAGGTGAGGCTAATCTGTCAGCGACCAATATTGTCCTCTTAAATGCGGGTGCTGGGTTATACGTCGCAGGTCAGGTAGAATCGATTGCTGAAGGAGTTGCCGAAGTAAAAAAAGTATTCAAAACAAACCAGGTACGAGATCACTTTTTAAAATTGCAAATTGAAAGGCAGGAATCCCAACATGCTTGA
- a CDS encoding CheR family methyltransferase, whose amino-acid sequence MTQDYRQFITNIKRQTGIDLSLYKEAQMKRRLNSLREKRGFRDFNQFYQGMLDDGELFNEFLERMTINVSEFYRNPRRWDVLENKIIPRLLTQKRRLKIWSAACSTGEEPYTIAMIMSKFVPLSSVSILATDIDRAILERAKAGVYSERALKEVPKDMLKKYFTKDELGYRVTRDIKSVIQFKEQNLLSDRFEDDFDLIVCRNVMIYFTEEAKHELYHKFSDALKPGGVLFVGSTEQIFNPSTYGFESEDTFFYRKVST is encoded by the coding sequence TAAACGACAAACAGGCATCGATTTATCGTTGTATAAAGAAGCGCAGATGAAACGTCGATTAAATTCATTGCGAGAAAAAAGAGGTTTTCGCGATTTTAATCAATTTTATCAAGGGATGCTCGATGATGGTGAGCTTTTCAACGAATTCTTAGAGCGAATGACGATCAATGTTTCGGAGTTTTATCGGAACCCTAGGCGGTGGGATGTTCTTGAAAATAAAATCATTCCGCGCTTATTGACGCAAAAACGACGACTTAAAATTTGGAGTGCTGCCTGTTCAACAGGAGAAGAGCCATACACGATAGCGATGATTATGTCTAAGTTTGTGCCACTTTCCTCGGTATCCATTTTAGCTACAGATATTGACCGTGCGATTCTTGAACGAGCAAAGGCTGGTGTTTATTCGGAGCGTGCGCTTAAAGAAGTTCCAAAAGACATGTTGAAGAAATATTTTACAAAGGACGAGCTAGGCTATCGTGTAACGAGAGATATCAAAAGTGTCATCCAATTCAAGGAGCAAAATTTGTTATCAGATCGATTTGAGGACGACTTTGATTTAATTGTTTGTCGAAATGTAATGATTTACTTTACGGAAGAAGCCAAGCACGAGCTCTATCACAAATTCAGCGATGCTCTTAAACCAGGTGGTGTCCTGTTTGTTGGCAGTACTGAGCAAATCTTTAACCCGAGTACGTATGGATTTGAATCAGAGGATACTTTTTTTTATCGAAAGGTTTCAACATAG
- a CDS encoding phosphoribosylanthranilate isomerase, whose protein sequence is MRPLLKYCGNHSLSDLQATLESNADFIGVVFAESKRQVTADQVVEWLKEVELSPQQQLVGLFVNPSVTEIDDVLQRVPLQVIQCHGNESKELVSSIKQTFGLPVWKVIHHHKGGLEQMKSFHGVCDGFVVDSKVKGQWGGTGETFDWSSVPPYLEEGKRQGVPVFIAGGINPNNVTKLLSFHPTGIDISSGIERDGQKDKAEISRLEERLKNNE, encoded by the coding sequence TTGCGTCCACTTCTTAAGTACTGTGGGAATCACTCACTTTCCGACTTACAGGCTACTTTGGAGAGTAACGCAGATTTTATTGGGGTCGTATTTGCTGAAAGTAAGCGTCAGGTCACGGCTGATCAAGTAGTCGAGTGGTTGAAGGAAGTTGAATTGTCTCCACAGCAGCAATTAGTAGGGCTGTTTGTCAATCCGTCTGTAACAGAGATTGACGATGTTTTACAAAGAGTACCTTTACAAGTGATTCAATGTCACGGAAATGAAAGCAAGGAACTCGTATCCAGTATAAAACAAACATTTGGACTTCCTGTCTGGAAGGTGATTCATCATCATAAAGGCGGGCTAGAACAAATGAAATCTTTTCATGGTGTATGCGACGGATTTGTTGTCGATTCGAAAGTAAAAGGTCAATGGGGTGGCACTGGGGAAACGTTTGACTGGTCAAGTGTACCCCCTTATCTAGAAGAAGGTAAACGACAAGGTGTCCCTGTGTTTATCGCTGGAGGGATTAATCCTAATAACGTCACAAAACTATTATCCTTTCACCCAACAGGCATTGATATTTCTAGTGGAATCGAACGAGACGGACAAAAAGATAAAGCAGAGATCAGTAGATTAGAAGAGAGGTTGAAAAACAATGAGTAA
- the trpC gene encoding indole-3-glycerol phosphate synthase TrpC, whose protein sequence is MLEKIIETKIEEIEHITLPESIDVPHFSLYDHITNSNRNVGLIAEVKKASPSKGIIRADFDPLTIAKGYERGGADAISVLTDQTYFQGHRDYLTAIKRVCNRPVMRKDFIISSIQIEESVRIGADAILLIAGIFEATKLQQLYEEAFEKGLECLVEVHSEEELEELLSVFTPKIIGVNNRNLKTFQTSLTQTDKMSRLIPEGSVFISESGIHTRVDLDRVEKAGAAGVLVGESLMRAETPEAGIHLLFGGENVASTS, encoded by the coding sequence ATGCTTGAGAAAATTATTGAAACAAAAATTGAAGAAATCGAACATATTACCTTGCCGGAGTCGATTGATGTACCTCATTTTTCCCTTTATGATCATATTACAAATAGCAACCGTAACGTTGGATTGATTGCAGAAGTGAAGAAAGCATCCCCATCCAAAGGGATCATTAGGGCTGACTTTGATCCTTTAACGATTGCAAAAGGGTATGAACGGGGTGGGGCAGATGCAATTTCTGTTCTTACAGATCAAACTTATTTTCAAGGGCACCGTGATTATTTAACTGCGATAAAAAGAGTGTGCAACCGTCCTGTAATGAGAAAAGATTTTATTATCAGCTCGATTCAAATTGAAGAGAGTGTCCGGATTGGAGCAGATGCCATTCTATTAATTGCAGGGATCTTTGAAGCTACCAAACTACAACAATTGTATGAAGAAGCGTTTGAGAAGGGATTAGAATGTCTTGTTGAGGTTCATTCCGAGGAAGAGTTGGAAGAACTATTGTCGGTATTTACGCCGAAGATTATTGGTGTAAATAATCGCAATTTAAAGACGTTTCAAACCTCTTTAACACAAACAGATAAAATGAGTCGGTTGATCCCAGAAGGAAGTGTATTTATTAGTGAAAGTGGTATTCATACCCGTGTAGACCTTGACCGTGTAGAAAAAGCGGGGGCCGCTGGAGTTTTAGTCGGAGAATCGCTAATGCGTGCGGAAACACCAGAGGCGGGTATTCATTTACTGTTTGGAGGCGAAAACGTTGCGTCCACTTCTTAA
- the aroB gene encoding 3-dehydroquinate synthase: MQDMLISTNSKQYPVFIGEQIRFDTAAFTKQVLGDNVSAILIITDDVVAKHYLDDLKNCLRDHNHVFSYTLDHGEQAKSFQQYYDIQTYALEKGLDRRSLIIALGGGVVGDIAGFVAATYMRGIPFIQVPTTLLAHDSSVGGKVAINHPLGKNMIGAFHQPEAVIYDYSVFSTLPESQWRSGFAEVIKHALIWDPQFYDWLREEVDTFADISGETAERLLMRSMAVKAAVVQEDERESGIRAFLNFGHTLGHAIETELGYGKITHGEAVVIGMAFALKLSERLFRCSLGSEDLSAWFRRYGYDTEIPQSLSAEQLLRTMRKDKKVQNGIIRMVLLKKIGQAELVEVDEEQIHSLLVEDLGEV, from the coding sequence ATGCAAGACATGCTAATTTCGACAAATTCGAAGCAATATCCCGTTTTTATAGGTGAACAAATTCGTTTTGACACGGCAGCATTCACTAAACAGGTGTTGGGAGATAACGTTTCCGCGATTTTAATTATTACAGACGATGTCGTCGCCAAACATTACTTAGACGATTTGAAAAACTGTTTGCGTGATCATAACCATGTCTTTTCATATACACTCGACCACGGTGAGCAAGCGAAGTCATTTCAGCAGTACTATGATATCCAAACGTACGCGCTTGAAAAAGGACTTGATCGACGTTCACTCATCATCGCATTAGGTGGTGGTGTGGTTGGTGATATTGCCGGCTTTGTCGCAGCTACGTATATGCGAGGGATCCCATTTATCCAAGTGCCAACAACGTTACTTGCACATGATAGCAGTGTTGGCGGGAAGGTAGCTATTAATCATCCGTTAGGGAAAAATATGATTGGTGCCTTCCATCAGCCAGAAGCCGTTATTTATGACTATTCGGTCTTTTCTACGTTACCAGAGTCACAGTGGCGCTCAGGTTTTGCGGAAGTGATAAAACATGCACTTATCTGGGATCCTCAATTTTACGATTGGTTACGAGAAGAGGTTGATACGTTTGCTGATATTAGTGGGGAGACAGCAGAACGTCTTTTAATGAGATCAATGGCTGTTAAGGCTGCTGTCGTCCAAGAAGATGAAAGAGAATCAGGAATTCGTGCATTTTTGAATTTTGGCCATACATTAGGCCATGCGATAGAGACAGAGTTAGGCTACGGGAAAATAACCCATGGCGAAGCTGTAGTGATTGGAATGGCTTTTGCACTTAAGCTTAGTGAACGTCTGTTTCGTTGTTCGTTAGGGAGTGAGGATCTTTCTGCTTGGTTTCGTCGTTATGGCTACGATACTGAGATCCCGCAATCATTATCGGCAGAACAATTGTTAAGAACAATGAGGAAAGATAAAAAAGTTCAAAACGGGATCATTCGGATGGTGTTGTTAAAAAAAATCGGGCAAGCTGAACTTGTTGAGGTCGATGAAGAGCAAATACATTCATTGTTAGTTGAAGATTTGGGGGAGGTGTGA
- the aroH gene encoding chorismate mutase: protein MIRGIRGATTITENDAEKILRATEALVTEMITKNDIKADDVAHVIITVTDDIDAAFPAKAIRSFEGWTYVPVMCSREIPVPGSLEHCIRIMMTVNTTKAQQDIEHVYLEKAVQLRPDLQLTKDHRSR from the coding sequence ATGATTAGAGGGATTCGTGGAGCAACAACGATTACTGAAAATGATGCTGAGAAGATTTTACGTGCAACAGAGGCCTTGGTAACGGAAATGATTACAAAAAATGATATCAAAGCCGATGATGTTGCTCATGTCATCATCACTGTTACTGACGATATCGATGCCGCCTTCCCAGCCAAGGCGATTCGCAGTTTTGAAGGTTGGACGTATGTACCGGTGATGTGTTCACGTGAAATTCCAGTGCCGGGCAGTTTAGAACACTGTATTCGAATCATGATGACTGTCAATACAACAAAGGCACAACAAGATATTGAGCATGTATACTTAGAGAAGGCGGTTCAATTACGACCAGATTTGCAATTGACAAAGGATCACCGTTCACGTTAA